The following proteins are co-located in the Malus sylvestris chromosome 13, drMalSylv7.2, whole genome shotgun sequence genome:
- the LOC126595349 gene encoding putative F-box protein At5g38270 codes for MKCYYATSFPQTSPWLMLPSDEENVVNTCCFYSLREEKIYTVKNVLQECHDAWCVGSSYGWLVIMDNNSIPHLLNPVSRRRIQLPQIWSLHCPINPDSIEQLRRNFIAKAVLSSDPSHNDSFVVAIIYGALPSKLGFCKYGEKGSRWRGLEGVHGEYCDVIFHKEKLYALAGDGSVEVWDFKKCSTPIKTMNLHQPFLELESVNRITKDLSKEKYSTQTYLVESLGEILSVGRVIGNFVNHEGTAICEGDLDEYGCFCPYRTLQFYVLKLNFTANKWEKVESLRDRALFLGGNQSMSVSVHDFPECEEDSIYFTDDRWDEITLDVGRDHDYDYGGHDVGVYNIANKVVKPIYEFRKWRVDPPPFWIVPNPW; via the coding sequence ATGAAATGTTATTATGCCACATCGTTTCCTCAAACTTCTCCATGGCTCATGCTTCCCAGTGATGAAGAAAATGTTGTTAACACTTGTTGCTTCTACAGccttagagaagaaaaaattTACACTGTCAAGAACGTATTACAAGAATGTCATGATGCTTGGTGTGTTGGTTCATCATACGGTTGGCTGGTGATCATGGACAACAATTCAATCCCGCATCTGTTGAATCCAGTTTCACGGCGTAGAATTCAACTCCCACAAATTTGGTCTCTGCATTGCCCCATCAATCCTGACAGCATTGAACAATTGCGCAGGAATTTTATTGCCAAAGCTGTCCTCTCATCCGACCCTTCTCACAACGACAGCTTTGTTGTTGCGATAATTTATGGTGCGTTACCTTCAAAACTTGGGTTTTGCAAGTATGGGGAGAAGGGCAGCAGATGGAGAGGTTTAGAAGGTGTGCATGGAGAATACTGTGATGTTATTTTCCACAAAGAGAAGTTGTATGCATTGGCAGGGGACGGCTCGGTCGAAGTTTGGGACTTCAAaaaatgttctactcctatcaAAACCATGAACCTTCATCAACCATTTTTAGAACTTGAAAGTGTGAATCGTATAACTAAAGACTTGTCCAAGGAAAAATATTCTACTCAAACTTACTTGGTGGAGTCTTTGGGTGAGATTTTGTCGGTGGGGCGAGTTATCGGCAACTTCGTCAACCATGAGGGCACGGCTATTTGTGAGGGGGATTTAGATGAGTACGGTTGCTTCTGTCCCTATAGAACATTGCAGTTTTATGTCCTTAAGTTGAATTTCACAGCCAATAAGTGGGAGAAAGTTGAGTCTTTGCGAGATCGTGCCTTATTTTTAGGCGGGAATCAGTCGATGTCAGTATCCGTTCATGATTTTCCAGAATGCGAAGAAGACTCAATTTACTTCACAGACGATAGATGGGACGAGATCACTTTAGATGTCGGTAGAGATCACGACTATGATTATGGTGGTCACGATGTGGGAGTATACAACATAGCTAACAAAGTTGTGAAGCCAATTTATGAATTTCGGAAGTGGAGAGTTGATCCGCCACCCTTTTGGATAGTTCCTAATCCATGGTGA
- the LOC126596171 gene encoding glutamyl-tRNA(Gln) amidotransferase subunit B, chloroplastic/mitochondrial-like isoform X3 has translation MSSSTVTMRKKGLADYRYFPENNLPGVFLTHDYVDAIRNTLPELPEMKRRRYEKMGLSMHDVLFLANDVNVAEFFDTTITKGADVKLATNWIMGDVAAYMKNEKLTINEIKLSPQELAELIASIKDGTISGKIGKEIVDPAEIEKMVEKVVSENPKQLEQYHGGKTKLQDYFAGQVMKLSKGKANPGLLNKILLEKLNAKS, from the exons ATGTCCAGCTCAACAGTTACAATGAGAAAGAAAGGACTTGctgactaccgatatttcccaGAAAACA ACCTTCCAGGAGTCTTCCTCACCCATGACTATGTTGATGCTATTCGTAATACATTGCCTGAACTTCCAGAAATGAAGCGTCGGAGATATGAAAAGATGGGTCTGAGCATGCATGATGTTCTTTTTCTTGCAAACGATGTAAAC GTTGCAGAGTTTTTTGATACTACCATTACAAAGGGTGCCGATGTGAAGCTAGCTACCAACTGGATAATGGGTGATGTTGCTGCCtatatgaaaaatgaaaaattgacCATCAATGAGATTAAGCTTAGCCCCCAAGAGTTGGCTGAGTTAATAGCTTCCATTAAAGATGGGACTATTAGTGGGAAAATAGGAAAAGAG ATAGTAGATCCTGCTGAGATTGAAAAAATGGTAGAAAAGGTGGTGTCAGAGAATCCAAAGCAGCTGGAACAATATCATGGTGGAAAAACTAAACTGCAAGATTATTTTGCCGGGCAG GTAATGAAACTATCAAAAGGAAAAGCAAATCCAGGGCTCCTGAACAAGATTCTTTTAGAGAAATTAAACGCCAAAAGCTGA
- the LOC126596171 gene encoding glutamyl-tRNA(Gln) amidotransferase subunit B, chloroplastic/mitochondrial-like isoform X2, giving the protein MSSSTVTMRKKGLADYRYFPENNLPGVFLTHDYVDAIRNTLPELPEMKRRRYEKMGLSMHDVLFLANDVNVAEFFDTTITKGADVKLATNWIMGDVAAYMKNEKLTINEIKLSPQELAELIASIKDGTISGKIGKEILYELLAKGGTVKGLIEEKDLVQAIDPAEIEKMVEKVVSENPKQLEQYHGGKTKLQDYFAGQVMKLSKGKANPGLLNKILLEKLNAKS; this is encoded by the exons ATGTCCAGCTCAACAGTTACAATGAGAAAGAAAGGACTTGctgactaccgatatttcccaGAAAACA ACCTTCCAGGAGTCTTCCTCACCCATGACTATGTTGATGCTATTCGTAATACATTGCCTGAACTTCCAGAAATGAAGCGTCGGAGATATGAAAAGATGGGTCTGAGCATGCATGATGTTCTTTTTCTTGCAAACGATGTAAAC GTTGCAGAGTTTTTTGATACTACCATTACAAAGGGTGCCGATGTGAAGCTAGCTACCAACTGGATAATGGGTGATGTTGCTGCCtatatgaaaaatgaaaaattgacCATCAATGAGATTAAGCTTAGCCCCCAAGAGTTGGCTGAGTTAATAGCTTCCATTAAAGATGGGACTATTAGTGGGAAAATAGGAAAAGAG ATACTGTATGAGCTTCTAGCCAAGGGTGGTACTGTGAAGGGACTGATTGAAGAAAAAGATTTAGTTCAGGCAA TAGATCCTGCTGAGATTGAAAAAATGGTAGAAAAGGTGGTGTCAGAGAATCCAAAGCAGCTGGAACAATATCATGGTGGAAAAACTAAACTGCAAGATTATTTTGCCGGGCAG GTAATGAAACTATCAAAAGGAAAAGCAAATCCAGGGCTCCTGAACAAGATTCTTTTAGAGAAATTAAACGCCAAAAGCTGA
- the LOC126596171 gene encoding glutamyl-tRNA(Gln) amidotransferase subunit B, chloroplastic/mitochondrial-like isoform X1, with amino-acid sequence MSSSTVTMRKKGLADYRYFPENNLPGVFLTHDYVDAIRNTLPELPEMKRRRYEKMGLSMHDVLFLANDVNVAEFFDTTITKGADVKLATNWIMGDVAAYMKNEKLTINEIKLSPQELAELIASIKDGTISGKIGKEILYELLAKGGTVKGLIEEKDLVQIVDPAEIEKMVEKVVSENPKQLEQYHGGKTKLQDYFAGQVMKLSKGKANPGLLNKILLEKLNAKS; translated from the exons ATGTCCAGCTCAACAGTTACAATGAGAAAGAAAGGACTTGctgactaccgatatttcccaGAAAACA ACCTTCCAGGAGTCTTCCTCACCCATGACTATGTTGATGCTATTCGTAATACATTGCCTGAACTTCCAGAAATGAAGCGTCGGAGATATGAAAAGATGGGTCTGAGCATGCATGATGTTCTTTTTCTTGCAAACGATGTAAAC GTTGCAGAGTTTTTTGATACTACCATTACAAAGGGTGCCGATGTGAAGCTAGCTACCAACTGGATAATGGGTGATGTTGCTGCCtatatgaaaaatgaaaaattgacCATCAATGAGATTAAGCTTAGCCCCCAAGAGTTGGCTGAGTTAATAGCTTCCATTAAAGATGGGACTATTAGTGGGAAAATAGGAAAAGAG ATACTGTATGAGCTTCTAGCCAAGGGTGGTACTGTGAAGGGACTGATTGAAGAAAAAGATTTAGTTCAG ATAGTAGATCCTGCTGAGATTGAAAAAATGGTAGAAAAGGTGGTGTCAGAGAATCCAAAGCAGCTGGAACAATATCATGGTGGAAAAACTAAACTGCAAGATTATTTTGCCGGGCAG GTAATGAAACTATCAAAAGGAAAAGCAAATCCAGGGCTCCTGAACAAGATTCTTTTAGAGAAATTAAACGCCAAAAGCTGA
- the LOC126596171 gene encoding glutamyl-tRNA(Gln) amidotransferase subunit B, chloroplastic/mitochondrial-like isoform X4 → MSSSTVTMRKKGLADYRYFPENNLPGVFLTHDYVDAIRNTLPELPEMKRRRYEKMGLSMHDVLFLANDVNVAEFFDTTITKGADVKLATNWIMGDVAAYMKNEKLTINEIKLSPQELAELIASIKDGTISGKIGKEILYELLAKGGTVKGLQQQQQSLFPLSGVGYMNPRTPLRSVLCHVLR, encoded by the exons ATGTCCAGCTCAACAGTTACAATGAGAAAGAAAGGACTTGctgactaccgatatttcccaGAAAACA ACCTTCCAGGAGTCTTCCTCACCCATGACTATGTTGATGCTATTCGTAATACATTGCCTGAACTTCCAGAAATGAAGCGTCGGAGATATGAAAAGATGGGTCTGAGCATGCATGATGTTCTTTTTCTTGCAAACGATGTAAAC GTTGCAGAGTTTTTTGATACTACCATTACAAAGGGTGCCGATGTGAAGCTAGCTACCAACTGGATAATGGGTGATGTTGCTGCCtatatgaaaaatgaaaaattgacCATCAATGAGATTAAGCTTAGCCCCCAAGAGTTGGCTGAGTTAATAGCTTCCATTAAAGATGGGACTATTAGTGGGAAAATAGGAAAAGAG ATACTGTATGAGCTTCTAGCCAAGGGTGGTACTGTGAAGGGACT acaacaacaacaacaaagccttttcccactaagtggggtcggctatatgaatcctagaacgccattgcgctcggttttgtgtcatgtcctccgttag
- the LOC126596172 gene encoding uncharacterized protein LOC126596172: MEGQQSWRPRLSFRSATIMMCLLNLITALLLLQGFLSSATSRSKLSASRLNSAALRYVRESEEIRFAMRPMELIKRVKEIQQEANAKPETVKENDTRQTVAVGLSKRLKDLHSVNDATSFKALEEWRKRKMERARLRQLEKNGTLATQA, translated from the exons atGGAGGGACAGCAATCATGGCGGCCGAGGCTCTCGTTCAGGAGCGCCACCATAATGATGTGCTTGCTCAACCTGATCACGGCGCTTCTACTGCTTCAGGGCTTTCTCTCCTCCGCTACTTCTCGCTCCAAACTCTCCGCCTCTCGCCTCAATTCAg CTGCACTTAGGTATGTAAGAGAATCTGAAGAAATTCGTTTTGCTATGCGACCCATGGAACTGATAAAAAGA GTGAAGGAAATCCAACAAGAAGCAAATGCAAAACCAGAAACAGTCAAAGAGAATGACACACGGCAGACCGTTGCAGTTGGCCTTTCCAAGAGGTTGAAGGATCTACATTCTGTTAATGATGCAACCAGCTTCAAAG CCCTGGAAGAGTGGCGTAAACGAAAGATGGAACGAGCAAGACTACGTCAACTAGAGAAAAATGGAACACTTGCAACTCAAGCATGA
- the LOC126596170 gene encoding histone-lysine N-methyltransferase family member SUVH9-like, with the protein MGSLIPILDLNNLPESAAGSTPNTTISAVSMKVPKIEPKLEPFDEPLDTHLPQLPPEPFISTPTPNSLTNSQINPFSDQNHTPVSDSSAAPSDQENVYSEFHRISELFRTAFAKGLQSIGDGEVEVLDPDARAIVPVPQETQISEAVVARRKYPKRSSELVRVTDLNIEDQRYFRDVVRKTRMLYDSIRILSVAAEEKRNPGNGKRVRGDLQAATALRDRGLWLNRDKRIVGSIPGVYVGDLFFFRMELCVVGLHGQVQAGIDYLPASQSSNHEPIATSIIVSGGYEDDEDAGDVIIYTGHGGQDKFNKQCAHQKLEGGNLALERSMHYGIEVRVIRGIKCQGGISHKVYVYDGLYRIFDCWFDVGKSGFGVYKFKLLRMEGQGEMGSAILKFAASLRASPLSVRQSGYLSLDISNKKENVPVFLFNDIDSDQDPMYYEYLAATVFPTQVFHQSGKGTGCDCVDGCFGNCFCALKNGGEFAYDDNGCLLRGKPVVFECGPFCHCPPTCRNRVTQKGMRNRLEVFRSRETGWGVRSLDLIHAGAFICEYTGVILTREMAQIFAMNGDTLVYPHRFSDRWTEWGDLSQIYPDYVRPTYPSIPPLDFAMDVSKMRNVACYMSHSSTPNVMVQFVLYDHNNLMFPHLMLFAMENIPPMRELSLDYGVATVSEADEWTGKLAICN; encoded by the coding sequence ATGGGCTCTCTCATCCCAATTTTAGACCTCAATAACCTCCCAGAATCCGCCGCCGGCTCTACCCCAAACACTACCATCTCCGCCGTATCCATGAAAGTCCCCAAAATCGAACCGAAGCTCGAACCTTTCGACGAACCACTCGATACCCACCTGCCCCAACTGCCTCCAGAACCCTTCATTTCCACTCCTACCCCCAACTCTCTCACCAATTCCCAAATTAACCCTTTCTCCGACCAGAACCACACCCCCGTATCTGATTCCTCCGCCGCACCCTCCGACCAGGAGAATGTATACTCGGAGTTCCATCGAATTTCCGAGCTTTTCCGAACTGCTTTTGCTAAAGGGCTCCAGAGTATCGGCGACGGCGAGGTCGAAGTATTGGACCCGGATGCGCGAGCAATTGTGCCCGTTCCTCAAGAAACCCAGATATCAGAGGCCGTCGTCGCGCGAAGGAAATACCCCAAGCGGTCCTCCGAGCTCGTCCGGGTGACCGATCTCAACATCGAGGACCAGAGGTACTTCCGTGACGTGGTGCGGAAAACCCGAATGCTTTACGACTCGATTCGGATACTGTCAGTGGCGGCGGAGGAGAAGCGGAACCCAGGAAACGGGAAGCGAGTCCGCGGCGACTTGCAGGCCGCCACGGCGCTCAGGGATCGTGGGTTGTGGCTCAATCGCGATAAAAGAATCGTGGGTTCGATTCCTGGGGTGTACGTTGGCGATCTCTTCTTTTTCCGCATGGAGTTGTGTGTGGTGGGTTTACATGGCCAAGTCCAAGCTGGCATCGACTATCTTCCAGCGAGTCAGAGCTCGAATCACGAGCCAATTGCAACCAGCATTATTGTTTCGGGTGGCTATGAGGACGACGAGGATGCTGGCGATGTGATTATCTACACCGGTCATGGAGGACAGGACAAGTTTAATAAACAATGTGCTCATCAGAAGCTGGAAGGTGGGAATTTGGCATTGGAGAGGAGCATGCATTATGGGATTGAAGTGAGAGTCATCCGAGGAATCAAATGCCAAGGTGGTATTTCACATAAGGTTTATGTTTATGATGGCTTGTATAGAATATTTGACTGTTGGTTTGATGTGGGGAAGTCGGGGTTTGGTGTTTATAAGTTTAAACTTCTGAGAATGGAAGGGCAAGGCGAGATGGGTAGCGCCATTCTTAAGTTTGCGGCTAGCCTTAGGGCCAGCCCATTGTCTGTGAGGCAGTCCGGGTATCTCAGTCTGGATATTTCTAATAAGAAGGAGAATGTTCCAGTTTTTCTGTTCAATGACATTGATTCTGACCAGGACCCCATGTATTATGAATATCTTGCGGCAACTGTGTTTCCAACACAAGTATTTCATCAGTCCGGGAAGGGGACCGGGTGTGATTGTGTTGACGGTTGTTTTGGTAACTGCTTttgtgctttgaaaaatggAGGCGAGTTTGCCTATGATGACAATGGGTGTCTTTTGAGAGGGAAGCCTGTGGTTTTTGAGTGCGGGCCCTTCTGCCATTGTCCCCCGACATGCCGGAATCGTGTCACTCAAAAAGGTATGAGAAATAGATTGGAAGTGTTTAGATCGAGGGAAACAGGTTGGGGAGTTAGGTCCTTGGACCTGATACATGCCGGGGCCTTTATATGTGAGTATACAGGGGTTATTCTCACTAGGGAAATGGCTCAAATATTTGCAATGAATGGTGATACCTTGGTTTATCCACATCGGTTTTCTGATAGATGGACAGAATGGGGAGATTTATCCCAGATATATCCTGATTATGTACGTCCAACTTATCCTTCGATCCCACCATTGGATTTTGCTATGGATGTATCCAAAATGAGAAATGTTGCTTGTTATATGAGCCACAGTTCCACTCCGAATGTGATGGTGCAGTTTGTACTGTATGATCACAATAATTTGATGTTTCCTCATCTCATGCTGTTCGCAATGGAGAACATCCCTCCTATGAGGGAGTTGAGCCTTGACTACGGGGTGGCTACTGTGTCTGAGGCTGATGAATGGACAGGAAAACTTGCTATCTGTAACTAA